From one Musa acuminata AAA Group cultivar baxijiao chromosome BXJ2-6, Cavendish_Baxijiao_AAA, whole genome shotgun sequence genomic stretch:
- the LOC135613950 gene encoding uncharacterized protein LOC135613950, protein MKQHLASLPRLASVSPRERLCLYLAASQHAVNSVLVKENSGEQHSVYYVSHVLNGPEERYPLIEKLALALVLSARKLRPYFQAHPVEVITDQPLRQILSKFDVAGRLLKWAVELGEHDIQYVPRTAIKAQSVADFIAELTQIADGDLEQPPEAWVLHVDGSTNSKGACAGLVLLAPNGCSFERSLRFGFQATNNEAEYEALLAGLRLALEMQVAAIHVLTDSQLVAEQFNGGYEAQDPTMAKYLAQVRNLTTKFPHFTLSNVSREENERADTLAKLASRPAPEARPEFEELPARAIKIAAAASGSASTTWVQELLCFKRDEILPPDEVAARRLRRTHAWYSEVSGRFYKRSFTYPLLWCLEPDEAQMVLAEVHEGVCGEHIGGRTLAHKILRQGYYWPTMCRDAKAYVQRCSSCQEYACTPRQPAVPLTPIDCAWPFAQWGLDLLGPFPPASGQRKYIIVGVDYFTKWVEAEPLATITEH, encoded by the coding sequence ATGAAGCAACACTTGGCCAGCCTCCCCCGCCTTGCCTCAGTCTCTCCTAGGGAGAGGCTATGCCTCTACCTGGCTGCCTCCCAGCACGCAGTCAATTCCGTCCTGGTCAAAGAAAACTCCGGCGAACAGCATtcggtctactatgtcagccacgtcctgaacgGGCCCGAGGAGCGATACCCACTGATTGAAAAATTGGCACTCGCGCTCGTCCTGTCCGCCCGGAAACTACGCCCTTACTTCCAGGCTCACCcagtggaggtcatcaccgaccaaccacttcggcagatcttgtctaaatttgatgttgcaggacgcCTTCTCaagtgggcggtggagctcggtgaGCATGACATCCAATACGtacccaggaccgccatcaaagcccagtccgtggccgacttcatcgcagaaCTAACCCAGATCGCGGACGGGGATCTCGAGCAACCTCCCGAAGCATGGGTCCTACACGTGGACGGATCGACTAACTCAAAGGGCGCCTGCGCAGGGTTGGTTCTACTAGCTCCTAATGGATGctcgttcgagcgttccctccgcttcgggttccaagCCACTAATAAtgaggcggaatacgaggcgctcttagcaggactcaggttggccctcgaaATGCAAGTGGCTgccatacacgtcctcaccgactcgcaactgGTAGCCGAGCAATTCAACGGCGGATACGAGGCTCAGGACCCAACCATGGCAAAGTACCTAGCACAGGTAAGGAACTTGACCACCAAATTCcctcattttacattatctaatgttTCGAGGGAAGAGAACGAGCGAGCCGACACGCTAGCCAAGCTGGCGTCAAGGCCAGCCCCCGAAGCCCGGCCCGAGTTCGAGGAGCTCCCTGCTCGTGCCATCAAAATCGCAGCTGCGGCCTCGGGAAGTGCGTCGACCACATGGGTACAGGAGTTGCTATGCTTTAAGCGGGACGAGATCCTTCCTCCCGATGAGGTTGCGGCTCGGCGCCTGCGTCGTACGCATGCGTGGTACTCCGAGGTGAGCGGACGGTTCTATAAGCGGTCCTTCACATACCCCCTCCTATGGTGTttggagcccgacgaagctcAGATGGTTCTGGCCGAGGTTCACGAGGGAGTCTGCGGGGAACATATCGGCGGGCGAACCCTAGcgcacaaaatacttcgccaaggttactactggccgaccatgtgccgggacgcgaaggCTTATGTACAGCGGTGCAGTTCGTGCCAAGAATACGCCTGCACGCCCCGgcagcccgcggtcccgctcacccccatcgattgcgcatggccattcgcgcagtggggtttggacctaCTCGGACCCTTCCCGCCAGCCTCGGGACAGCGGAAGTATATCATCGTGGGggtggattatttcacaaagtgggttgAGGCCGAGCCCTTGGCGACAATCACGGAGCATTAA
- the LOC103989794 gene encoding early nodulin-like protein 3: protein MEASKGFVGWLLVAEVLLGLLVDSTGAYVFYAGGRDGWVLHPSESYHDWAGRNRFQVNDTIVFRYKKGSDSVLVVTKQDYDACDVSKPIQKLDGGDSVFKIDRSGPFYFISGAPGKCSQGQKLVVVVMAVRQPPSEPSVPSPASPPHIPPSPTPAASPSPSASSPKPSTRPPTPPPSAHAPASPPSTAPAAGSPPPTSSERGGFAPAPAPSGPAADSTSSSSSNAFKMPTVLIVLVMLGASFLA from the exons ATGGAGGCTTCTAAAGGCTTCGTTGGTTGGCTCCTCGTAGCTGAGGTTTTGTTGGGGTTGTTGGTGGATTCGACTGGGGCTTACGTCTTCTATGCTGGAGGGAGGGATGGCTGGGTGCTGCATCCTTCTGAGAGTTACCATGATTGGGCCGGGAGGAATAGGTTTCAGGTCAATGACACCATCG TGTTCAGGTACAAGAAAGGGAGTGACTCGGTTCTGGTGGTGACGAAGCAGGATTATGATGCGTGCGACGTGAGCAAACCGATCCAGAAGCTTGATGGAGGCGATTCCGTGTTCAAGATCGATCGGTCGGGACCTTTCTACTTCATCAGCGGCGCGCCAGGAAAGTGCAGCCAGGGCCAGAAGCTGGTGGTGGTCGTCATGGCTGTGAGACAGCCTCCTTCCGAGCCCTCTGTTCCCTCTCCTGCTTCACCACCACACATCCCTCCATCGCCAACTCCGGCCGCTTCTCCTTCCCCTTCCGCTTCATCCCCAAAGCCCAGCACCCGTCCTCCGACCCCGCCGCCATCAGCACACGCCCCTGCTTCACCACCATCCACAGCTCCCGCTGCAGGGTCCCCTCCTCCGACTTCTTCCGAACGCGGTGGGTTCGCTCCGGCGCCAGCTCCCTCCGGACCAGCCGCCGACagtacctcctcctcctcctcgaacgCGTTCAAGATGCCCACGGTACTGATAGTGCTCGTGATGCTCGGTGCGTCCTTCCTCGCCTAA
- the LOC103989792 gene encoding subtilisin-like protease SBT5.6 has translation MEQIYIVYLGEHKGLKSPQEILEGHHSLLFSVKNSEEEASGAILYSYKHSINGFAALLTEEEATKLSQMDEVVSAFPSEGRSSPHTTRSWKFITQEEGSKGSEKNLIGSKAKCGKNVIVGMLDSGIWPESQSFSDRGIRHFPKRWKGICQEGDAFNSSHCNNKIIGARYYVKSYEYYYGPLNRTYAYRSPRDNDGHGTHTASTVAGRVVRNVSALGGFAWGTATGGAPLARLAIYKVCWPIPGPNPNIENTCFDADMLAAFDDAIADGVHVISMSIGATGEQPDYSQDSMAIGALHAAKRDIVVVCSAGNDGPGPATVTNLAPWTITVGASSIDRAFDSLVLLGNGVTIKGQTVTPYVLNSSDFYPFVYARDAVLPGTPSNISGQCLPNSLDGDKVRGKVVLCLRGSGSRVAKGLEVKRAGGAAIILGNAVANGNEIPVDAHVLPGTAVSSDDAIAILKYIDATRRPSAKVGSARTVLSVTPAPAMAAFSSRGPNRVEPNILKPDITAPGLNILAAWSESSSPTKLEDDHRRVKYDLSSGTSMSCPHVSAVAALIKSLHPDWSSAAIRSAMMTTATVENARGEALTDASGRVAGPMDYGSGHIRPTHASDPGLVYDAGYEDYLLFACSSIGAKMDPSFPCPETPPPTSDLNYPSIAVSNLNGSVTVRRTVTNVGRCPARYRVTATEPTGVSVHISPQKLRFKRSGERRRFSVTLKVRGRRDKPSGDYVAGSYTWSDGTHVVRSPIVVSLA, from the exons ATGGAACAGATCTACATTGTGTATCTAGGAGAGCACAAGGGGCTTAAATCCCCTCAAGAAATCCTAGAGGGCCACCACTCCTTGTTGTTCTCTGTCAAGAACAG CGAAGAAGAGGCATCGGGTGCTATACTATACAGCTACAAGCACAGCATCAATGGCTTTGCTGCACTGCTCACCGAGGAGGAAGCAACAAAGCTGTCCC AGATGGATGAAGTGGTCTCAGCCTTCCCAAGTGAAGGAAGGTCGTCTCCACATACGACGAGGTCATGGAAGTTCATAACGCAGGAAGAAGGATCGAAGGGTTCGGAGAAGAACTTAATAGGCTCGAAAGCAAAGTGCGGGAAGAATGTGATCGTCGGCATGTTGGATTCCG GGATATGGCCGGAGTCCCAAAGTTTCAGTGACAGAGGGATAAGACATTTCCCCAAACGGTGGAAGGGCATCTGTCAAGAAGGAGATGCCTTCAACTCTTCCCATTGCAACAA CAAAATAATCGGAGCTCGGTACTACGTGAAGTCCTATGAGTACTACTACGGACCTCTGAACAGAACCTATGCCTACCGCTCCCCACGAGACAACGACGGCCACGGCACGCACACCGCCTCCACAGTCGCCGGACGGGTGGTCCGCAACGTCTCCGCCCTCGGCGGTTTCGCTTGGGGAACGGCCACCGGCGGCGCCCCGCTCGCCCGCCTCGCCATCTACAAAGTCTGCTGGCCCATCCCCGGGCCCAACCCCAACATCGAGAACACCTGCTTCGACGCCGACATGCTCGCGGCCTTCGACGACGCCATCGCCGACGGCGTCCACGTGATCAGCATGTCGATCGGTGCGACCGGAGAGCAGCCCGATTACTCGCAGGACAGCATGGCCATCGGCGCGTTGCACGCGGCGAAGCGTGATATTGTCGTGGTATGCAGCGCCGGTAACGATGGCCCGGGGCCGGCCACCGTGACGAACCTTGCGCCATGGACGATCACCGTCGGCGCTAGCAGCATCGACCGCGCTTTCGATTCGCTGGTGCTACTCGGGAACGGAGTGACCATCAAG GGCCAAACCGTGACGCCGTATGTGCTAAATAGCTCGGACTTCTACCCCTTCGTTTATGCCCGCGATGCTGTACTTCCTGGCACTCCGAGCAATATTTCTGG GCAATGTTTACCCAATTCTCTTGATGGCGATAAGGTGAGAGGAAAGGTAGTATTGTGCTTGAGAGGGAGCGGGTCAAGGGTGGCCAAAGGATTGGAGGTGAAGCGGGCGGGTGGCGCGGCCATCATACTGGGGAATGCGGTCGCCAATGGCAACGAGATCCCTGTGGACGCCCACGTCCTCCCGGGGACCGCTGTGTCATCCGACGACGCAATAGCCATCCTTAAGTACATCGACGCAACCCGCAGGCCGAGCGCAAAGGTAGGCTCGGCTAGGACCGTTTTGAGCGTCACGCCGGCGCCCGCCATGGCCGCCTTCTCGTCCCGCGGTCCGAATCGAGTCGAGCCCAACATTCTCAAG CCCGACATCACGGCGCCGGGGTTGAACATCCTGGCTGCATGGAGTGAGTCGTCGTCGCCCACCAAGCTCGAGGACGATCACCGTCGCGTCAAGTATGATCTTTCCTCGGGGACGTCGATGTCGTGTCCCCATGTGTCGGCCGTGGCGGCCCTGATCAAGTCCCTGCACCCCGATTGGAGTTCGGCGGCCATTAGATCGGCCATGATGACCACTG CCACTGTGGAAAACGCCCGAGGAGAGGCGCTGACGGATGCATCAGGGCGAGTTGCGGGGCCGATGGACTACGGTTCGGGTCACATCCGACCCACCCATGCGTCGGACCCGGGCCTCGTCTACGACGCCGGCTACGAAGACTACCTGCTCTTTGCATGCTCCAGCATCGGTGCAAAGATGGACCCCTCCTTCCCCTGCCCTGAGACCCCGCCACCTACTTCCGATCTCAACTATCCGTCGATCGCCGTCTCCAATCTCAACGGCTCCGTCACCGTCCGTAGAACCGTGACCAATGTGGGCCGATGCCCGGCCCGGTACCGAGTTACCGCCACCGAGCCGACCGGTGTCTCGGTCCACATCTCACCACAAAAATTGAGGTTCAAGAGATCGGGTGAGAGGAGGCGCTTCTCGGTGACGCTCAAGGTGCGAGGGAGGAGGGACAAACCAAGCGGAGACTACGTAGCTGGTTCGTATACGTGGTCCGACGGGACCCACGTCGTCCGAAGCCCAATCGTGGTGTCCCTTGCTTGA
- the LOC135613634 gene encoding protodermal factor 1-like, with product MGSEKKMKALVMWFLLIWYVSQQAVITPAMNRSLEGGTADEKNYYPPDPHGGNSNGTPCTTPPSTHGSPPSTHGTPLPPSPGGGGGGGGGHYNPPSTPAITTPLSPPVPLAPPAPPYQVIPTPPATPMDPDPNTPPFSCDYWRTHPTAIWALLGFWCPLSQIFGMPAASFFGSNPSLVEAMSDARSDGIGALYREGTASFLNSLVDRDFFFTTQQVRDAVNAAVVSDEAAPAQAELFKKANKGHLKHH from the exons ATGGGGAGCGAGAAGAAAATGAAGGCTCTTGTGATGTGGTTTCTATTGATATGGTATGTTTCTCAGCAAGCTGTCATCACTCCGGCAATGAATAGGAGCCTCGAAGGTGGCACAGCTGACGAGAAGAACTACTACCCTCCTGACCCTCACGGAGGGA ATTCGAATGGGACTCCATGCACGACGCCGCCGTCGACGCATGGTTCGCCGCCGTCGACGCATGGTACGCCACTACCTCCGTctcctggtggtggtggtggtggtggtggtggtcactACAACCCACCTTCCACACCGGCCATCACCACCCCTCTCTCTCCTCCGGTGCCTCTCGCCCCGCCTGCACCGCCATACCAAGTGATCCCCACTCCTCCGGCGACGCCCATGGACCCCGATCCCAACACCCCACCCTTCTCTTGCGA CTACTGGAGAACTCATCCTACAGCGATCTGGGCTTTGCTCGGGTTCTGGTGCCCTCTCAGCCAAATCTTCGGCATGCCGGCCGCCTCATTCTTCGGGAGCAACCCCAGTTTAGTAGAGGCAATGTCGGACGCACGCTCCGACGGGATCGGAGCTCTGTACCGAGAGGGGACGGCGTCGTTCCTCAACTCGCTGGTGGACAGAGACTTCTTCTTCACCACGCAGCAAGTGAGGGATGCAGTCAACGCCGCGGTTGTCTCAGACGAGGCCGCCCCCGCCCAAGCCGAGCTCTTCAAGAAGGCCAACAAGGGCCACCTCAAGCACCATTAG
- the LOC135613633 gene encoding protein S40-1-like, whose amino-acid sequence MEEFQEADVLWPDRDRDGDEDTEEWHAGLGAHRKASSPVRIPSRPRAVHSWTPGFAYAANCDDDDDDSDDNEGGRKSDTIPPHLIVARRVADKMAFSMCVGIGRTLKGRDLSQVRNSILRMTGFLER is encoded by the coding sequence ATGGAAGAATTCCAAGAGGCTGATGTATTGTGGCCCGACCGCGATCGAGACGGAGACGAGGATACCGAGGAGTGGCACGCCGGACTCGGAGCTCACCGGAAGGCGTCCAGCCCCGTCAGGATCCCTTCCAGGCCTCGAGCTGTTCATTCTTGGACGCCGGGCTTCGCCTACGCTGCAAActgtgacgacgacgacgacgatagtGATGATAACGAGGGCGGCAGGAAAAGCGATACGATTCCGCCACACCTCATTGTGGCCCGGAGGGTTGCGGATAAGATGGCCTTCTCGATGTGCGTCGGCATCGGCAGGACGCTCAAGGGACGGGATCTCAGCCAAGTCCGGAACTCCATCCTGCGGATGACTGGATTCCTGGAGAGATGA